CTGCTCAAATTATTAATTCTATACTGTCATTAATTTTtgcattaaattatattaatattataaatattataattataaataaaattaaaatattataatttataatgaaaatactataagattataattttataatgatcataaatattataatattaaaataaattatattaaatatgaacatgaaaaacaaaagtgattgtataaaaatattaaataataagttgtataatttatttattaattttttatatattttattggataaaattattgtttatagTGGTATAAGTCAAATAAGTAAAATGATGTAATGATTTATGCgggaaagggaaaagaaaagaagttgaATTTTAGTCTAATCTCTATAATTTTTACAATGCATCAacattaaacttattttataaattaaaaattatttggtaTATCATTAGTTTACATAAGTATTATGTTACTATTGAAATGTCACGTTATGATCTATTAACATAAACAAACAGGTTacatgttaaaaattattgggacattaaattgtaatttagtcaaaataatattaattatttttttcttttgagcaaaaaaattaattttttaattcctttctctccattttttaagaaaccaaacaaaaggaaataaaaatatcttcctATCTTTCCTTGTAGTGCATTCCTTCCTATCCCTTTCTCACATTTGAATAAGAAGATTAAAGAAAACACAAGCTCAAAGAAACTGAACCAAACACATCCTTAGTAAagtttggttaattttttttaaatgattgatTTGATCCCTATAGTTCCATGATtcttatctttttagtaaagtggtttttttagtccctatattttatattttaattctcttttactCCCTCTAATTTAAAAGTGttcttttaatccttataatatgtattttaattcttttttagtcgATGtagtttaaaagtgtttttttaattttatagtttatattttaattttcttttagtccctatagtttgaaagtgatatttttagtccctataatttatattttaattaccttttaattcttactataaaaaatattagctacaaattagttataaattatcaattacttttttattacaaattattttatgataaattagttatgaattatttgttaatattttcatagttaattataattgataatattactcatattttgatgccaaaagacttaaataaaattaaaatataaaggatagaaactaaaaatatcaatttcaaactataggaattaaaaaaaaataaaatacatagactaaaaaaactacttttaaaattataaaaattaaaaaacaattaaaatataaattatggaaattaaaaaagtaaaaatggaGAAACTATTGGGAAGTAATTTAACTTTAGACaagttaaattcttattttattacatGTAACGGATATTTGATGCTTGTGCAGAAAAAGAAGTATTCATTTGTAAGTGTCGTTCCCAAACAAAAGGATGGGCATTGGGTAAAATAAAGCAAGACCCACTCTCATAGGAtttctttaataataaaatatagaaaaataaaacgttGGCGCATAGCATGTCATAACATTAACATAGTAGATTTGATGAATGCAAGGTCAAATAGCAAAatgggaaagaaagaaaaacacagGAAAGGGAAAGGGAGAGAGTGTCTATTATTAATGCTTCAACTTCAACCCACCATTCCGCCTCTCCCTCCTTTTCTAATTTTGATATTCAAATTTCCCattaatcaatatcaatattctTTCTTTATTTCCGACCCTTCAATTGATTTGTGTCTTTTTAGGGTTTGTGTCCCTCATCACCCGCTCTTAAAATTCACCTCTTTTTTCccacttatttttttccttgccATGCTGACGGGTGATTGCCCAAATTTTCTGCACTTTTCCAAACCGTCAGCGATGAATTTGTAACagaaaaatgaattgaattttctttttatttttctggcaGAATCAATATTATTTGTAGATGCTTCTGTCAgattttttgattaattttttctctGATCATGCTTTTGATCAATTTGGTTCTGGGTTTTGCAAATCCAACtgttccttttttattattcttgttGTTTGATAATAGATAATCTTCTCTGTCTGCATGCACTGCATTGCCCTTTCGAAAGATCTTTCTGGGTTGCGCTGTGCTGAGAAAAAGTTGACTTTTTTTGGCTGAAGATTGTGTTATAATTAAACAATGAAGCTCGTGGTTCGTGTGATTGAGGCAAAAAACTTGGCAACGACAGATTCCAATGGGCTAAGTGATTTGTACGTGCGGGTACAGTTGGGAAAACAAAAGTTCAAAACCAAAGTGGTGAAAAGTTTGAATCCAACGTGGGATGAAAAATTTGCTTTTTGGGTTGACGACCTTAAAGATTCGCTTGTTATCTCTGTGATGGATGAAGATAAGTTCTTTAATTATGAATATGTGGGAAGGCTTAAGGTGCCTATCTCACTTGTTTTTGAAGAGGAAATTAAATCCCTTGGCACTGCTTGGTATTCTTTGAAATCCAAAAACAAGAAGTACAAGAACAAGCAATGTGGTATATTGTACTTCTCAACTGAACTCTCCTCAACCTTATCCAATTGTTTTgggcattttatttatttatttatttttacatctCCCTCCCCCTCTCAGTTTGTTaggttgtttattttattatgtgaaATGCATGCTGTTGTGATATTGCTTTCATGCTAATGTAGATGACTGATCACAAAATATAAATGTCATTTCGTCCAGTTTGAAGGACCATCTGCATCAAATCCTTTTAGAAAATATTGCACTCATGTGAGGATCATGCCATTGAACTTAAATTGTGACAATTGCTTTCCTTTTCTGGACAGGTGAGATTCATTTGAGTATATTCATTTCCCAAAATAATGCCTCTGAGGAGTTAAATGACATTGGTGATCAGTTATTACCTCCAAGAAAATGTCCTGATGCAATTACCACTTCTCTTTCAATGTCTTCCACTGGCTTTTCAAGCTCGTCTTCTCCTGTAAGGGAAGAAACTACATCTTGCAGTTCTAAGGAGGAGAAATCTTGTATGCAACAAAGATCATTTGCTGGTCGAATTgctcaaatttttaataaaggTCCTGATGTGTCTTCAGTGTCACCCAGCAGAAGTATTGACTTGGACCAATCTGAAACAAACAAAGCTGTAGTTGGTGAGATCAAGATTGAGGAAGATCAGTCCTCTAATGAGACTTTCGAAGAaactatgaaaaaaatacaGTCTGCTGATCAAGGAAGTGAAATTCCTAACAATTTATCGGGAGGAGTGCTTATTGATCAATTATATATTGTTGCACCAGAAGACTTGAATGTATTACTATTTTCACCTGATTCTAATTTTCCCAAGTCATTATCAGAAGAACAGGGTACTTCAGAACTGCAAATTTGTCCTTGGAAGTTAGAGAATGGTGGGGAAACCTTGAAAAGATCACTTACTTACATCAAGGCTGCCACTAAATTAATTAAGGCTGTCAAAGGCTATGAGGACCAGACATATTTAAAAGCTGATGGGAAGAACTTTGCTGTTTTGGGCAGTGTCAGCACCCCAGATGTTATGTATGGCACCACCTTTAGAGTAGAAGTACTTTATGTGATCACACCTGGACCAGAGTTGCCATCAGGGGAACAGTGTTCACGTCTCGTGATATCTTGGCGAATGAATTTTTTACAGAGCACCATGATGAAAGGAATGATAGAAAGTGGAGCTCGGCAAGGTATGAAGGACAGCTTTGATCAGTATGCTACTTTGTTATGTCAGACTGTAAAGCCTGTTGTCTCAAAGGACCTTGGTTCTAGTAAGGAGCAAGCTTTGGCAACATTACGGCCTGAGCCCCAGTCAATCTTGAAGCTGGCAATGCAGTATTTAGCGAACTTCACAGTCTTCACAACATTCTTAATGGTATCATACGTGCTTGTCCATATTTATCTGGCAGCTCCTCGCACAATTCAAGGGCTTGAGTTTGTTGGGTTTGACTTACCAGATTCTATTGGTGAATTTGTTGTGTGCATTGTCTTGGTTCTTCAAGGTGAAAGGGTGTTGGGTTTAATCTCACGCTTCATGCAGGCCAGAGCCAGAGCACGCAAGGGTAATCCCTTAGTTgcctttattt
This region of Glycine max cultivar Williams 82 chromosome 7, Glycine_max_v4.0, whole genome shotgun sequence genomic DNA includes:
- the LOC100806884 gene encoding C2 and GRAM domain-containing protein At1g03370 isoform X3; this encodes MKLVVRVIEAKNLATTDSNGLSDLYVRVQLGKQKFKTKVVKSLNPTWDEKFAFWVDDLKDSLVISVMDEDKFFNYEYVGRLKVPISLVFEEEIKSLGTAWYSLKSKNKKYKNKQCGEIHLSIFISQNNASEELNDIGDQLLPPRKCPDAITTSLSMSSTGFSSSSSPVREETTSCSSKEEKSCMQQRSFAGRIAQIFNKGPDVSSVSPSRSIDLDQSETNKAVVGEIKIEEDQSSNETFEETMKKIQSADQGSEIPNNLSGGVLIDQLYIVAPEDLNVLLFSPDSNFPKSLSEEQGTSELQICPWKLENGGETLKRSLTYIKAATKLIKAVKGYEDQTYLKADGKNFAVLGSVSTPDVMYGTTFRVEVLYVITPGPELPSGEQCSRLVISWRMNFLQSTMMKGMIESGARQGMKDSFDQYATLLCQTVKPVVSKDLGSSKEQALATLRPEPQSILKLAMQYLANFTVFTTFLMVSYVLVHIYLAAPRTIQGLEFVGFDLPDSIGEFVVCIVLVLQGERVLGLISRFMQARARARKGSDHGIKAQGEGWMLTVALIEGSNLATVDSGAFCDPYVVFTCNGKTRTSSIKFKKSDPLWNEIFEFDAMDDPPSVLDVEVYDFDGPCDKAASLGRVEINFLKTNISDLADIWVSLEGKLALACHSKLHLKVFLNNTRGGDVVKHYISKMEKEVGKKINLRSPQTNSAFQKLFGLPPEEFLINDFTCHLKRKMPLQGRLFVSARIIGFHANLFGHKTKFFLLWEDIEDIQIIPPTFSSMGSPIIVITLWPGRGVDARHGAKTQDEEGRLKFRFQSFVSFNVANRTIMALWKARSLSPEQKVQLVEEDSETKSLRSEESGSFIGLGDVSMSEVHSSALSVP
- the LOC100806884 gene encoding C2 and GRAM domain-containing protein At1g03370 isoform X4, coding for MKLVVRVIEAKNLATTDSNGLSDLYVRVQLGKQKFKTKVVKSLNPTWDEKFAFWVDDLKDSLVISVMDEDKFFNYEYVGRLKVPISLVFEEEIKSLGTAWYSLKSKNKKYKNKQCGEIHLSIFISQNNASEELNDIGDQLLPPRKCPDAITTSLSMSSTGFSSSSSPVREETTSCSSKEEKSCMQQRSFAGRIAQIFNKGPDVSSVSPSRSIDLDQSETNKAVVGEIKIEEDQSSNETFEETMKKIQSADQGSEIPNNLSGGVLIDQLYIVAPEDLNVLLFSPDSNFPKSLSEEQGTSELQICPWKLENGGETLKRSLTYIKAATKLIKAVKGYEDQTYLKADGKNFAVLGSVSTPDVMYGTTFRVEVLYVITPGPELPSGEQCSRLVISWRMNFLQSTMMKGMIESGARQGMKDSFDQYATLLCQTVKPVVSKDLGSSKEQALATLRPEPQSILKLAMQYLANFTVFTTFLMVSYVLVHIYLAAPRTIQGLEFVGFDLPDSIGEFVVCIVLVLQGERVLGLISRFMQARARARKGSDHGIKAQGEGWMLTVALIEGSNLATVDSGAFCDPYVVFTCNGKTRTSSIKFKKSDPLWNEIFEFDAMDDPPSVLDVEVYDFDGPCDKAASLGRVEINFLKTNISDLADIWVSLEGKLALACHSKLHLKVFLNNTRGGDVVKHYISKMEKEVGKKINLRSPQTNSAFQKLFGLPPEEFLINDFTCHLKRKMPLQGRLFVSARIIGFHANLFGHKTKFFLLWEDIEDIQIIPPTFSSMGSPIIVITLWPGRGVDARHGAKTQDEEGRLKFRFQSFVSFNVANRSITTPASF
- the LOC100806884 gene encoding C2 and GRAM domain-containing protein At1g03370 isoform X2, producing the protein MKLVVRVIEAKNLATTDSNGLSDLYVRVQLGKQKFKTKVVKSLNPTWDEKFAFWVDDLKDSLVISVMDEDKFFNYEYVGRLKVPISLVFEEEIKSLGTAWYSLKSKNKKYKNKQCGEIHLSIFISQNNASEELNDIGDQLLPPRKCPDAITTSLSMSSTGFSSSSSPVREETTSCSSKEEKSCMQQRSFAGRIAQIFNKGPDVSSVSPSRSIDLDQSETNKAVVGEIKIEEDQSSNETFEETMKKIQSADQGSEIPNNLSGGVLIDQLYIVAPEDLNVLLFSPDSNFPKSLSEEQGTSELQICPWKLENGGETLKRSLTYIKAATKLIKAVKGYEDQTYLKADGKNFAVLGSVSTPDVMYGTTFRVEVLYVITPGPELPSGEQCSRLVISWRMNFLQSTMMKGMIESGARQGMKDSFDQYATLLCQTVKPVVSKDLGSSKEQALATLRPEPQSILKLAMQYLANFTVFTTFLMVSYVLVHIYLAAPRTIQGLEFVGFDLPDSIGEFVVCIVLVLQGERVLGLISRFMQARARARKGSDHGIKAQGEGWMLTVALIEGSNLATVDSGAFCDPYVVFTCNGKTRTSSIKFKKSDPLWNEIFEFDAMDDPPSVLDVEVYDFDGPCDKAASLGRVEINFLKTNISDLADIWVSLEGKLALACHSKLHLKVFLNNTRGGDVVKHYISKMEKEVGKKINLRSPQTNSAFQKLFGLPPEEFLINDFTCHLKRKMPLQGRLFVSARIIGFHANLFGHKTKFFLLWEDIEDIQIIPPTFSSMGSPIIVITLWPGRGVDARHGAKTQDEEGRLKFRFQSFVSFNVANRTIMALWKARSLSPEQKVQLVEEDSETKSLRSEESGSFIGLGDVSMSEVHSSALSVPS
- the LOC100806884 gene encoding C2 and GRAM domain-containing protein At1g03370 isoform X1, yielding MKLVVRVIEAKNLATTDSNGLSDLYVRVQLGKQKFKTKVVKSLNPTWDEKFAFWVDDLKDSLVISVMDEDKFFNYEYVGRLKVPISLVFEEEIKSLGTAWYSLKSKNKKYKNKQCGEIHLSIFISQNNASEELNDIGDQLLPPRKCPDAITTSLSMSSTGFSSSSSPVREETTSCSSKEEKSCMQQRSFAGRIAQIFNKGPDVSSVSPSRSIDLDQSETNKAVVGEIKIEEDQSSNETFEETMKKIQSADQGSEIPNNLSGGVLIDQLYIVAPEDLNVLLFSPDSNFPKSLSEEQGTSELQICPWKLENGGETLKRSLTYIKAATKLIKAVKGYEDQTYLKADGKNFAVLGSVSTPDVMYGTTFRVEVLYVITPGPELPSGEQCSRLVISWRMNFLQSTMMKGMIESGARQGMKDSFDQYATLLCQTVKPVVSKDLGSSKEQALATLRPEPQSILKLAMQYLANFTVFTTFLMVSYVLVHIYLAAPRTIQGLEFVGFDLPDSIGEFVVCIVLVLQGERVLGLISRFMQARARARKGSDHGIKAQGEGWMLTVALIEGSNLATVDSGAFCDPYVVFTCNGKTRTSSIKFKKSDPLWNEIFEFDAMDDPPSVLDVEVYDFDGPCDKAASLGRVEINFLKTNISDLADIWVSLEGKLALACHSKLHLKVFLNNTRGGDVVKHYISKMEKEVGKKINLRSPQTNSAFQKLFGLPPEEFLINDFTCHLKRKMPLQGRLFVSARIIGFHANLFGHKTKFFLLWEDIEDIQIIPPTFSSMGSPIIVITLWPGRGVDARHGAKTQDEEGRLKFRFQSFVSFNVANRTIMALWKARSLSPEQKVQLVEEDSETKSLRSEESGSFIGLGDVSMSEVHSSALSVPASFFMELFSGGELDRMFMEKSGCVNYSYTPWVSENSDVYERAIYYKFEKRISRYRVEVTSTQQRSLLEGKGWLLQEVMNFHGVPLGDFFNLHLHYQIEDLSPKANSCKVQVLFGTEWLKSTKHQKRITKNILKNLQERLKLTFSLVEKEFLSK